In Tessaracoccus flavus, the following are encoded in one genomic region:
- a CDS encoding tubulin-like doman-containing protein, with product MAFLRRFLVVGCGGSGAATLAHMMDELSSELGAHGVEKLPEGWQFVEVDVPVTPQGNASGIEGVQARGGSYIGLGVQAGLYPALDSAMATGPLLDRFAPWAVRDPAKYPVAISAGAGQVRAIGRMVTLNRYSYLQSNLSAAWQRLNSSAAHTDMSGVADAMGFEYQMGADPLVFIVSSMAGGAGASMALDVARLLGNLPGYPHGLVGMFMVAADVFNSLPRNERAGVRPNSLAMLGEIVAAQTKASVPTDTTDMRSAGVVADSGAASPFMRVFPVSAHVGATQAPFGDGTPKDVYRGLGRGLAALMRSPGALAQYEAFDLVNHSFLTPTVQAFGWDESPNLLDWGSFGYSALSMGRDRYAEYAAQRLARGAVDQALEGHLRDAGPGDDPGTVLKRLNARLWPRTAAALQLHDPEQHPSFGSWLSTYVWPQSATRALAADVAQGAVSNIPAADGQDPVQWLAEVRRHLSLGSDEAKRSVSRQVRSFLWTYQGELVSRVQEQVSTALATYGIPLALEHLNTLSSELGRMSQLASQASVSAPILGMPEKLNHLVGAIRGRVGDGAALGESLRDGLLASVQPHLYGELAAGLAEIWRDFREHVLDPIGKELTERLRMLRSAVDNARGGQTSLAVLATAEYGQWPAPGESKVSERFARAFNEILVTSSDEYLDQFSRDVSRALTEGPSREFDLWQAVLSGVWETADGTQPPGGLIRERSEWVPEYFDADPAGKPLVARPLNVEATLSPEEILERAREFVWRRGSSFQQFANESLADYVNNAPLADQAVRRSLIVTKFRQALSAAMPLAAPSPEVVAALYGEAVLFRYKISDIPFEHDPILPDALRKVVTTDATIDQPTTLGNLNASLKPPSSVKKIDIFGSYQNYLPICFSSVLDPIREQWAASTSSTQRMHFWDGRRARPLPAGLPMGDHERRAMVAGWFVGQIVGKVRFPDVQHHAQSESVEVFDNVTSKWLPFPSPMLTSFAQRRSVGDLLPSVLEAYLVAMLQAGAGGEPLSSLKPYHALRSLYDSYEVRTTQGWIAAELELAQVLRGEADFPGTSRVKDLATLDSLDERIEAIRDFLTRARGSVLKLRDFKVGNRTDAAAVPVIRDLVSDILWALGDLEERLGSAAAIPSETPGTAAGADMFQDVL from the coding sequence ATGGCATTCCTTCGTAGGTTCCTGGTCGTCGGATGCGGCGGATCTGGAGCCGCCACCCTGGCCCACATGATGGACGAGTTGAGTTCGGAGCTGGGCGCCCACGGCGTCGAGAAACTACCGGAGGGATGGCAGTTCGTCGAGGTCGACGTGCCCGTCACTCCGCAGGGCAACGCCTCCGGGATTGAGGGGGTCCAGGCGCGCGGCGGAAGCTACATCGGGTTGGGAGTCCAGGCCGGCCTGTACCCCGCCCTCGACAGCGCGATGGCCACCGGCCCACTACTCGACCGGTTCGCGCCGTGGGCGGTCCGCGACCCGGCGAAGTATCCAGTAGCCATCTCGGCTGGCGCCGGTCAGGTCCGGGCCATCGGACGGATGGTCACGCTGAATCGCTACAGCTACCTCCAGTCGAATCTGAGCGCAGCGTGGCAGCGGCTCAATTCATCCGCCGCACACACGGACATGTCCGGAGTGGCCGATGCTATGGGCTTCGAGTACCAGATGGGCGCCGATCCGCTCGTGTTCATAGTCTCCTCCATGGCGGGCGGGGCGGGCGCCTCTATGGCGCTCGACGTTGCACGGCTATTGGGCAACCTGCCCGGCTATCCGCACGGGCTAGTGGGGATGTTTATGGTGGCTGCCGACGTATTCAACTCGCTCCCGCGCAACGAACGGGCTGGCGTGAGGCCGAATTCCCTGGCCATGCTCGGCGAAATCGTGGCCGCGCAGACCAAGGCCTCCGTACCCACTGACACCACGGACATGCGCTCGGCTGGAGTGGTGGCCGATTCTGGTGCGGCGAGTCCTTTCATGAGGGTCTTCCCCGTGAGCGCCCACGTCGGGGCAACCCAGGCCCCGTTCGGAGACGGGACACCGAAGGACGTCTACAGGGGTCTAGGCCGGGGGCTGGCTGCTTTGATGCGATCTCCAGGTGCCTTGGCGCAGTATGAGGCGTTCGATCTGGTGAACCACTCATTCCTCACGCCTACGGTGCAGGCTTTCGGCTGGGACGAGTCGCCGAACCTGTTGGACTGGGGCTCGTTCGGATACAGCGCGCTCAGTATGGGCCGGGATCGGTACGCCGAATACGCGGCGCAACGATTGGCGCGCGGTGCCGTGGATCAGGCGCTGGAAGGGCACCTCCGCGACGCGGGTCCCGGCGACGATCCGGGCACCGTGCTCAAACGGCTCAACGCCCGTCTGTGGCCGCGGACCGCTGCGGCACTACAGCTACACGATCCCGAACAGCATCCTAGTTTCGGTTCGTGGCTTTCGACGTACGTGTGGCCCCAGAGCGCAACCCGGGCCCTCGCCGCAGACGTCGCCCAGGGTGCCGTTTCCAACATTCCGGCCGCCGACGGTCAGGACCCGGTGCAGTGGCTGGCGGAGGTCAGGCGGCACCTGAGCTTGGGATCGGACGAAGCCAAACGCTCCGTGTCGCGCCAGGTGAGGTCGTTCCTCTGGACCTATCAGGGCGAGTTGGTGAGCCGGGTGCAGGAGCAGGTCTCCACGGCGCTGGCGACCTACGGTATCCCGTTAGCTCTCGAGCATCTCAATACGCTGAGCTCCGAACTGGGACGGATGTCCCAACTCGCGAGCCAGGCGTCGGTATCCGCCCCTATTCTTGGTATGCCGGAGAAACTCAACCATTTAGTAGGAGCGATCCGCGGCAGAGTGGGCGACGGTGCGGCCCTCGGCGAAAGCCTCAGGGACGGATTGCTGGCCTCGGTTCAGCCTCACCTCTACGGAGAACTGGCCGCGGGGCTCGCGGAGATCTGGCGCGACTTCCGTGAGCATGTGCTGGACCCGATCGGCAAGGAGCTGACAGAGCGGCTCAGGATGCTCCGCTCGGCGGTTGACAACGCACGGGGTGGGCAGACCAGCCTGGCAGTGCTCGCTACCGCCGAATACGGGCAGTGGCCGGCTCCTGGGGAATCCAAGGTTTCTGAACGTTTCGCCCGCGCCTTCAACGAGATTCTCGTGACCTCGTCCGATGAGTACCTAGATCAGTTCTCAAGGGATGTGAGCCGTGCGCTGACTGAGGGTCCGTCACGCGAATTCGACCTTTGGCAGGCGGTGCTCTCAGGCGTGTGGGAGACGGCGGACGGCACCCAGCCCCCCGGCGGGCTGATTCGGGAGAGATCCGAATGGGTACCGGAGTACTTCGACGCGGACCCCGCGGGCAAACCTCTTGTGGCGCGCCCCCTGAACGTGGAAGCGACGTTGTCGCCCGAGGAGATCCTCGAGCGGGCCAGGGAGTTTGTGTGGCGTCGAGGTTCGTCTTTCCAGCAGTTCGCCAACGAGTCCCTGGCGGATTACGTCAACAACGCGCCGCTGGCCGATCAAGCGGTGCGTCGCAGCTTGATTGTGACGAAATTCCGGCAGGCGTTGAGCGCAGCGATGCCGTTGGCGGCACCGAGTCCGGAAGTGGTCGCAGCCCTGTACGGGGAGGCAGTGCTCTTCCGTTACAAGATCTCGGACATACCCTTCGAGCACGACCCGATTCTTCCGGATGCGTTGCGCAAGGTGGTTACTACGGATGCAACGATCGACCAGCCGACGACACTGGGTAACCTCAACGCCTCACTCAAGCCGCCGTCTTCGGTCAAGAAGATCGACATCTTCGGCTCGTATCAGAACTACCTGCCTATCTGCTTCAGTTCCGTTTTGGACCCCATTCGGGAACAGTGGGCGGCATCGACGAGCTCGACGCAGCGCATGCACTTCTGGGATGGCCGGCGAGCGCGTCCGCTACCGGCCGGGTTGCCCATGGGCGACCACGAGCGGCGCGCGATGGTGGCGGGCTGGTTCGTGGGACAGATCGTCGGGAAGGTCCGCTTCCCTGACGTGCAGCACCACGCGCAGAGCGAGTCTGTTGAGGTGTTCGACAACGTCACCAGCAAGTGGCTGCCATTTCCGTCTCCGATGCTTACATCATTCGCCCAGCGACGCAGCGTCGGTGATCTGCTGCCGTCAGTGCTAGAGGCCTACCTGGTGGCTATGCTTCAAGCGGGGGCCGGTGGCGAACCATTGTCGTCGTTGAAGCCGTATCACGCACTTCGCAGCCTGTACGACTCCTACGAAGTGCGGACCACGCAGGGGTGGATCGCCGCTGAGCTGGAGCTCGCACAGGTGCTCAGAGGTGAAGCGGACTTCCCCGGTACTTCAAGAGTGAAGGACCTGGCCACGCTGGACAGCCTTGACGAGCGGATCGAGGCCATTCGAGACTTCCTGACCCGGGCGCGGGGCAGTGTCCTGAAGCTGCGCGACTTCAAGGTTGGCAACAGGACGGATGCTGCCGCTGTCCCCGTGATCCGTGACCTCGTGAGCGACATTCTGTGGGCACTTGGCGACCTGGAGGAGCGCCTCGGGTCGGCAGCGGCCATCCCCTCCGAAACCCCGGGCACAGCCGCCGGGGCCGACATGTTCCAGGACGTACTCTAG